The DNA sequence GGACGTCAAAGGTGAAGATGCTAAAAGGCTGTCGTATTTGGTCACCAACGATTGGGAGTGGAAGAGATAATTGTTTTTGACAATCCAGTATCTTTACGGGCACAAAACTGACTTAATCTAGGGTTTCTCGACCTCAATCTAGAGTTCTCGAGATCCAACCAGTCGGCCAGACAGGTAGACAGACAAACCTTGCACAGACAGATCGTGCATCTTCTACATTCAGAACGTTCTTTAAGGACCCACAAAAAGTGTACATTCGTGTGCATATTATACACTTAACTCGGACAAATAAAGATTGGGGATGATCAAGGCTGTCCAAAACATGCACATGCATACCTTTGCACTTCTTGTTGTCTTTTTGGGTTACTTTATTATTTGGCGTTTTGGCatttcttttgccattttggctcaaaaggcaaagttttcaaattaatcTTTACGTTCtgttttttaagaaaagtATGCCGTaaagaaatgcaaacaaattttcctcttttatccatttcatgatttttaCTGCTGGAACAAAAGAATTTTTGCAATACATTCTGTCAGCCATTCAAAATTACGTTTCTTCAGGTTTGGAAATGAATAAGTGCTAATAATAAGCCTTTTCCCAATGCACGGACAAAGTATTAAGGCAAAGGAAAACCACTTATTGGCTCAACATAGTTCATACATTACTTTAGCACCTATTCTTTGGCACTTTCTGtgtcaaaatcattcaaaaattcCCTATTGTTTTTATTCAAGGCACGTATTCAGGGTTTCCTTGCTAACCAACTGCAATTTAAACTTCTCAGTACTGGCAGCACACTTTAGGTAAAAAATAAAGCTTGATATAATCATTTAGTAGAGTAGAGTGCTCATAGAGAACAATTGTATACcctttttaaatatatttttgcattACGTGGGTGATGGATGCATAATCACTTTGCATATGATGCTGTAACAAAGGGTAAATattcctaaaaaaaaaagatcaataagCACATCTTCGTTACTTACTGGTTCTGTTACATTTTAAATTAtactttttttgtcaatttcattctattattTGTACAGCCCTAGTGATGATGCATAGTCTCCAGATTGAACAAGATCGTAAAAAATGCGCCCATGAAATTAATTTCACATGTTAACGGGATTCCCGAAACATGCAATCATTTGACACGGATGTCACAGCATCAATCACTTTTGATGGTATTATGATATTGCCAATCATGTCACTGCCTCTATGTTAAAATTGATTGACTAATTGAAAACTATGTTTACATTTCTATGCATGATTTTTTCTACATCGCAATCTTGTTGAATCGAAAAACAGTCTTACCCTCCTAAAAATGGTGTTGTgcttccaatgaattggatgAGAAGAATGCGTTCTTTTTTACCAgacggcaaaaaaaaagaaacaggcAAACAAGAGTTCCATAGCTTTTTCATCACAAGACATTGAATCTATAAGCTCAAAAGTTATTCttcaaactcaaatttgtCTCGAACAATCAATTCTGAgcattttttattgctttttggggtttgatttttctcgGGCTTATCTAATCGCtgtacagggaatgtaatccccagtactattgaaatgaaaggttataatttgtctatttattaccttcctATCTTTAaacgatatttggtctaccaacgaatttgagttgacagaccgagctagtccttgaacgtagggttgatctggaatgctatctaaaaatttgtccaagtctgacttgaaagatgcaaccgaaTCAACCAGGCCTACTTATtgcctacgaatatcagaggaaagcaaattcaacaatgaaggagcccgagaaagaagagaagtggacttttttgttcgaactagcctggattctcgaaggcttgaaggtgctctcaaaacgcacattaagcctctacggttaCTGCAATTgcccctaaatcctgggttgggacaaagctcatggatgcttttgaagacgtccagtatcagatacctttcgtaccttctctgaacactgaacagtcccaacttttttagtctctcccaatatgattcctgtgatgttcctagtgaaacatctttggacttgtttgaccttttacaaacctgttgaacacattggagcccaaatgtgtgaagcatattcaagatgtggttgaacaatcgacttctacagagttggcatcgtgatgctgtctctggacttaaatgtgcgatatatccaaccacacatttgaaaagccttacccaccttcaactggatatgctcattattttggaggactacacctaaatctttcaaacatgagacctgctcaatatctttacctccattatctacgagtggagtatataaaggagttgacccaaatgtcattgagtggaatttcattccgttcagggccatattactctcagttacccaagagtagattcgatttaagtcctttgcaaggctactggaatcttggccattcctaccagaaactaactttgtagcgtcagcataagaagagagactggcagtaatactaagcatttgaagcggggcaacaaatattataaaaaggaggggccctaagatgtAGCCCTGGtgaacacctgacttgacatcatatttGTCACTAAGTGATCCCTCAATCTTAACAAGCTGCTtcttatcatgaatgaagctttttATCGCTCACCAGTAATTTTAGGCTGATTTCTCttacttcgaatattgcgaaagtgtttgagaagatcatgattgtgggtagtctccaaaaatagttggacgtagttcagggtaagattaaggcctccatcaaaaATCACAAAGTGTAAAAGACTGATAGGCGGTTATTTTACTATGTAGAACTCAAACTCAATAAAAGATAAATTGATCATTTTAAAGCAATTGAAGAAGGAGGAACTCAATATCGGGAAAACTGTGTACttggttgaaaaagatatttatTCAATCGGTTTTGAAACAGAATGAACCGATTTgggaaacacattttttgacattttcaactTGTATCCGTCGGccaatttgttgtcaattgtCTGGCGCATTCGACTCAAATCCACCACTTTAAGCGTTCGATGAGTGAACCTGAGGTTGTTCAAAGCGATCATATCTTCATGGTCAAGCTCATACTTTGGACTCAATacctaaaacaaaatgaatattgTCATTGAGATCCAATTGGCTTCGCTTCCGCCTTATTAACGATAAGAAATGAAGATTGTCGAAGACCCATTTGGGGAAGAAAGTATTGCCGTAGCTATTGAACACTGCAGTGGTATATGGTTGGATAATGAATCAATAACCTTGGCACAGTCGAAGGGTCCCACGAAACTTTCAAGTCGGAATGAAGGGAATTGAGAACAGCCATCTGATCTTCCGAGAGCTTGCAACTCTCCTTTTGGACCTTAAATCGAGGGCAACATTTTAGTGGGATCTTTGGCCTCCCCCTCCCTTCTCCCATTTTCCCAGTCACTAGAAATCTTCATGGACCCTCATAATTCTGCACTCACTTTATGTGCGTCCTTGTTATGGAGCAGATGCAGAGATTCCCAATTACAATCCTTAACCAGCAATATATTAGCGACCGTACCTCGAAGTTTTCTCTGACCCGGCTCAACTTTGTCGATTTAGGAATGGTGACCACGCCGTTTTGAATGGACCATCGAAGTAGAACCTGAGCGGGCGTTTTCCCGTTCTTCTGAGAGACCTGGACCACCACGGGATCATCGAGTATCCGACCTTTGGCCAAAGGACAATATCCCTGGAAATGTGTGGGAGAGCCGAGATGAATCTTTATGTCTGCCCTTCAGCCTTTTGTTTTCACTTCAGCCTTTTGTTTTTCGCCAGGACTTACTTCGAATTGAATCCCGAGTTCTTGGCAATAATGCCTGAGACTTAGTGGGTTTTGGTAAGGATGGAATTCACATTGGTTCACATGAGGTATGATGGAAGCGTTTTCTATGAGAGAGTCCAGATGATGTTCCAAGAAATTGGACACTCCAATAGCTCGACATTTGCCACTCTCGACGAGAAGTTCCAAAGCCCGCCAAGTCTCGTCTAAGCATCGTCGTCGATCCGGGATGCCAGTGGGAACCTCGGGCCAATGGAGGAGGTACAGATCCAAGTAATCCGTTCCGAGACGTTCGAGGGATCCCTGGAATGCGGGCAAAACCTTGGCTTGCCCGTAGTCCGCAGGCCAGAGCTTGGATGTGAGGAAGATGTCTTCTCTGGGCACGCCGCTATCGAGTATGGCCTCCTTGATAAATGCTTCTGTTCCGTAGCGTTTGGCCGTGTCAACGAGACGATAGCCGCAGTCTTTCAAGGCATACACCACGCTCTCATGGTTGTAACCGCCATTGTGTGTGGTGCCtgtaaaatgaatgcaaaaaatgagGTACGTAtgttggatcagatcaacCCTGGTTGTCCTCAGGTAATACAGGGCTGCCACAAAGTATGCCGGCACttagaaatacaaatagttCTAAAACCATATGAGATACATTCATCAAACTCTTTTATGATGATGTTTGAACTGTCATCAACCTTTCTTATTAGTAAAATTATACATTTGGCCTCCTTTTGCACGAacaatttgactgatacgttttgaaactccattcactgtggCACGCTAGGCTCCATTGACAATTTTTACACACCAGATGAGTCCAATGATTTTGTCTTCAGTTGTATTGGGATGATTTTGGGTTGGGAACGCATtagccaattttgagctcaatcggACATACTGTTAGCTAAATATTGCACATTTACTTTCTAAAGTTCAAGTTTAACATATTTTACGAGGGCTTAATATTTTCTGTTTCCTTTGCCATTATCGCAAATTCAAGAGTAAAGGCAAATGTTGAGAATTTGAGTGAAAGTTGGCACCAGTGTCATGAAAGCAAACGAAAGAATGTAAAAAACATTTCTCCCACCATTTTTTTAGCCCTATTCGAAAATTGCAGCATTAAACTATGacattttaaaaatattcCATCCATTGTTTTGTGATTGTAAATGACTTTTAGTTGTCTGAAAAAAGGAATGCAAAACTTAGTgagggaaaaaagttcaacTAAAGCATCATGCTTTCTATTTATCCAAAACCACAAAGAAAATGTACCACActcaaatgaagcaaaaatgttcaaagtctCTTCAAAATTCGAGTTGAAATAATTTTTGTGTGTAAAACGCGCTTAAAATCATGAATGCACAAAAATTCATTTggatgaaaaaggaaaatcgaAGAAAGACAAAGCACAGAAAATAAATGGAACAAGTTGGAAATCAGAATTTAAGTAAGGGATATATTTAGtaagtggtgagcggatgcttATTCTGGggataacgtccaagccctAACTCCGAAGAAAGGGcgttaaaaaaaacaggcctcagtCATCCCCGACCATGGTAGTTTTTGCCCAGTAGTCGTCACATTTAACAAACATGCCAAAGTCGTTAATCGTTAATCCGTCACAATTATTTGTCAAGTTTTTGAACCCTTCAAAACTATGCAAAAAATACTGTTTCTATGCTAACCGGTTTTTGACTAAATGATAGAGCATACAGGGTGTCTCTTGAATATTCGCAGCAAATGAGACTATCAAACGCctaaataa is a window from the Tigriopus californicus strain San Diego chromosome 2, Tcal_SD_v2.1, whole genome shotgun sequence genome containing:
- the LOC131893580 gene encoding uncharacterized oxidoreductase ZK1290.5-like isoform X2, with translation MGPTDFNGTLTAASEKEVDVLNGHIESGLSGLSHSTVYINSLPTPLLLYKSVNRITVTSVVVQNLDPRQVTKSESSVSPIGFPMEHHQWSVQLYNGIAMPILGLGTTHNGGYNHESVVYALKDCGYRLVDTAKRYGTEAFIKEAILDSGVPREDIFLTSKLWPADYGQAKVLPAFQGSLERLGTDYLDLYLLHWPEVPTGIPDRRRCLDETWRALELLVESGKCRAIGVSNFLEHHLDSLIENASIIPHVNQCEFHPYQNPLSLRHYCQELGIQFEGYCPLAKGRILDDPVVVQVSQKNGKTPAQVLLRWSIQNGVVTIPKSTKLSRVRENFEVQKESCKLSEDQMAVLNSLHSDLKVSWDPSTVPRY
- the LOC131893580 gene encoding uncharacterized oxidoreductase ZK1290.5-like isoform X1 gives rise to the protein MGPTDFNGTLTAASEKEVDVLNGHIESGLSGLSHSTVYINSLPTPLLLYKSVNRITVTSVVVQNLDPRQVTKSESSVSPIGFPMEHHQWSVQLYNGIAMPILGLGTTHNGGYNHESVVYALKDCGYRLVDTAKRYGTEAFIKEAILDSGVPREDIFLTSKLWPADYGQAKVLPAFQGSLERLGTDYLDLYLLHWPEVPTGIPDRRRCLDETWRALELLVESGKCRAIGVSNFLEHHLDSLIENASIIPHVNQCEFHPYQNPLSLRHYCQELGIQFEGYCPLAKGRILDDPVVVQVSQKNGKTPAQVLLRWSIQNGVVTIPKSTKLSRVRENFEVLSPKYELDHEDMIALNNLRFTHRTLKVVDLSRMRQTIDNKLADGYKLKMSKNVFPKSVHSVSKPIE